From the genome of Chroogloeocystis siderophila 5.2 s.c.1, one region includes:
- a CDS encoding glycoside hydrolase family 5 protein translates to MKKLKKYLALFLLSYLFIIGTIFIWFDTKSSAVSSNWLHVDGIHIKDIHNNKVVLRGVSLPDLAHYDFRGKIGKSPVELIDLLTDHKQGWYSTVVRLPVYPIWKLGYNSNPKRYYDNYIKPAVDKCVERKIYCIIDWHYIDDPTNLDAETRTFWADIAPKYKNYPNVLFEVFNENSTDMSWATWKNIVQPWIDLIRSYAPNNLILVGAPHYAQHLYDAPSNPIKGKNIVYVGHIYPGLDQKLWDKWIFDVADKIPLFITEWGFRNGADYPTSGTVTSFGIPLKKKLEKYNLSWTCWVADHSWQPEMFDKDWNLLVGENYMGGFVQDYLLSKN, encoded by the coding sequence ACTAAATCTTCGGCAGTATCATCTAATTGGCTGCATGTAGATGGCATACATATTAAAGATATACATAATAACAAAGTTGTTTTACGGGGTGTATCACTTCCCGATTTAGCTCACTATGACTTTAGAGGTAAAATAGGAAAATCACCTGTTGAACTAATTGATCTGTTAACCGATCATAAACAAGGTTGGTATTCTACAGTAGTTAGATTGCCGGTTTATCCTATTTGGAAGTTAGGCTATAATTCCAATCCTAAACGGTATTATGACAACTATATTAAGCCTGCTGTTGACAAGTGTGTAGAACGGAAAATTTATTGCATTATAGATTGGCACTATATAGATGACCCTACGAATTTAGATGCTGAAACACGTACTTTTTGGGCTGATATTGCCCCAAAGTATAAAAATTATCCTAATGTGCTATTTGAAGTGTTTAATGAAAACTCAACTGATATGAGTTGGGCTACCTGGAAAAATATTGTTCAACCTTGGATTGACCTTATCCGTTCTTATGCTCCTAATAATTTAATTTTGGTAGGAGCACCACATTATGCTCAACATCTATATGATGCTCCCAGCAATCCAATTAAAGGAAAAAATATTGTTTATGTAGGTCATATATATCCTGGTTTAGATCAAAAGTTATGGGATAAATGGATTTTTGATGTAGCGGATAAAATTCCTCTATTTATTACAGAGTGGGGATTTCGCAACGGTGCTGATTATCCTACGAGTGGAACAGTAACTAGTTTTGGTATTCCCCTAAAGAAGAAATTAGAAAAATATAATTTAAGTTGGACTTGTTGGGTTGCTGACCACTCTTGGCAGCCAGAAATGTTTGATAAAGATTGGAATCTGTTAGTTGGAGAAAACTATATGGGTGGGTTTGTTCAAGATTACCTGTTGAGTAAAAATTAA